The window AACAACACGTCTCACTGTCTTGGTCTGAAACTCAAAGTGATtctaacaaaacaaaccaacaacaacacacacactccagcagcagcttcacaggtAAAGGTGAGGCTCTTCATCAGGGACACTTTTCTTTGATTGACCtgcaggagggaaaacaaaattatattcAGGAAAATCCAAGTGAGCTGATCTCACCCTGAGAGTAAATAACAACAGAACGCTGCTCGTCTGAGAAGATGAACACAACTGTCAGACTCTGAACATCAGATAcatgaaaacactttgttgttttgttgtttcttcattATGAAAATGTTGAGACAATAACTTATTTAAACTTACCTTTACTACAATTAAGGCAACCCTTGGCTTTGAGCACAGCTAgaacaacaccaacaccaactaCAAGAGTCACAATAGCAACACCGACAACATGTCCAGTGGAGAACCCtggaacagaaaacacagaaagtcaATGTGAGACTCAGAGTGTAACTTCACATCATGTCCATCAGACTGGACGTCACAGCTTCACAAAGAGAACAACTAACTGTGTTCATGCTCCTATGATCTACAGTGATgagcagatgaaaacagcacTGGGATGAATGTCACCAGGCACAGTGATGTCAGCACGGATCTCACGGCCTCTTTCCTCCTGCTCGGCTGCACGGCTGAGAGCtgggttctggttctggtctcagtaGTGAGGAGGGTgatgctgcagcttcctcctctgtctgagaCGTGTTGTTCATCAGTAGGAAGGTGTTTGAATCACTGTCCTGCCACCTCCACTTTAGGCTGTTTACATCTGACTTCTGCTTCACTCCTGCTGTGTCTGAGATCTGAAACTGTGTGTGACAATCTGTCTCCAGCCCAGGTTTTCTACACCCTGAGCCCAGGCTGTGATGGACTCTGGATCACCTCTTGTCAGCACATCTTCATCTCATGATAGTTGTTGTTACAGCCAGTACTGATGAGCTTTGTTAAACAGATCAGCCTCTGAGCTCGGGTCCACGCTTCACTCACAATAAATGAAGCTAAAAGCTGAGAGACGTCTGAAGCTTTTCTTGGAGCTTCAGTGAGACACCTctcagtgtgtttactgtgctgacatgaacacagagaaacaaagaggagtTGTTGCTTCATTCACTGGAGAACAATCTAAGTTCAGCCTGTTGACACTGACAACTTCTGCTGtcaggaagctgcagcagagtcaCACATCTGGCTGGAGATCACAGCTGTATATCACACTGTGACACCACATGTGTCCTCTACAGCCTGAAGCTTCTCTCATACAGCACCTATGATTGGTTCAATCAGCCCACCTGCTTTAGTGAgctgcacacagtcacattcaATACAAACCACAGCCAGATGTTAGTGAAGGAGTCAAGTGGTGAACATCTGTTAACTCCTGGTTTCAGGTTCATACAGACGAGGAGGATTTGAAAACTATCAACAAATCAACTATTTAACTATTTAattgtaaaaacagaaacaggaagtaactcACCAGGGACAGGGACATACGTCTCAGCATGAACCTGATGTCTGATTTCCTCCTGTGTGGCTACACAGCGATAGGTGTCGGTCTTGGTCACAGTAGTTTGGAGGATAATGTCGTAGCTGCCTCCTCTTTCAGAGACCTGTGGTGCTTCAGCAGGAAGAGTCTTTCCATCACTGTCCTGCCACTGGACATCAGGTTTGGGTGAAGCACCATGAACCTCACACTGCAGCTTCAACCCATCCTTTGTTTGATTAAGTATCATGATGGATGGTTTTGAAGCTGCACCTGTGAACATCAACATGAACGTATGAAGAACATTTTCAGGGTCAGACACAGACggagacaaattaaaggaagaaGCAGAGAAACGACAGAGAAACAGGACGACAGCGTCTCCATCCACAGACCACCAGGGGGCACTGAAGGTCTGATCAGACTGAAAATGATGTGGATCAGAAACTGTGACCTTCACTGTCACCAGATCTCCACCCAGTTGAAAACCTATGGTAGATCTTAGAGCCAGGTGtcagacagcgctctccaccaccatcatcaaaacacctgatgagggaatatctttatGGAGAATGTGTTCATCCTCCAGTGGAGTTCAGACACTTGGACAATCAATGACAAGGAGCAGTGAAGATGATCTGGCTGAATGTGGTGACCAAAACCTGACTGAGACACTTTCTGTTGGTTTCTCCTTTAAATGGTCACAAGTCTGTGTCAGACCAAGATCTTTAGTTCGACCTTCTCTGCTTGTATATGTGGAGTAAAGTGTGTttaagaggaaacacaaaggaagacaaagaaaaagagaaaatcacagTTTGAACCTCAAGCACCATCCCAGCTCTGTTTGATAGGACCTGCTACATCCACTGAACTCAACTGGAAAACACTGTTTCTGACTCGTCTAATGACAGAAGCAAATATACAGTTTGGAAAACACTTGAATTTCTGATCAGTTTCTGTTTCACTCGATTGATCTTGAAATGAAATCGTGTGAAATTTGTTGTTTGAGATGTAAAAGAATGTGTTATAAAACATTGAACTCATGGTCTTCAAAGTATGAGCTGCTCTTCTGTTCTCAGGGCTTCACTGTGTCAGTGAGACACTCAGTGTTCACTTTATTAGGGACACCTGTACAATCTAACACCATCCAACACAACTGTTGTGTCATGAAGTCGACTTCTATGATGCTGATCATGTTCAGTTTTCTGACACAGTCATAGAGGTGTTCATTCACTTCTATGTTTTAGCATTGAGCTCAGagtcagtgatggtgttgtactggactgtgttatattcagaggtgttcctaatattctgACCCCCTCATGTTTGTAAACAGGGAGGACAGAAcaatagaaacacctctcagtataatgtagtccagtacaacaccaccTTTAACTACGAGctcagtgacaaacacagaaTTCAATCCACACATTTCTGACAAAGtccacacaaactgaacattataaacttTGTAAAGGTGAATTTATGGCAGAGCTGTTGGACTGAGTTGCAGtagattgtacaggtgtacctaataaagtgtcACTGAGTGTCTCATGCTGCCAGAATGAAAACTGATCATCAGGTTTGTTGTGATTCTTCttctgtagcagcagcagcagctgatcagaGATTTAACTGGAGTGTGTTTTATTCAGTCAGAAGGAAGGAGAGCGTTCTCATTTATTCTCCTTTAAAACTTCACCTttcttcatgtttcatcatCTCAATTCATCCTACACCCTAAAATCCACTAAGATCCATTTGAGCAACATGAAGATGAACTTTCCATCAAATATTTTCCACGGACCAAATCAAGCTGGAACGAGACGAGAGGTGAATCTACGTTTCCAAagcttcttcttcatgtgtctgTAAAGGGAcgctccactgattttacacatgaagatcaGTTTACTGGTGATGAAGAGCACGACTCAGTCTGACATCACAGTCTCATGGATTCACTGATTATAATGTCGGCCATGTTGTGTCATGTTATTAAATGGTACTTGATGTGAATCACACTGATGTCTTTAACATTCAGGACATATTCAGCCAGAGCTCATTAAcctctgtgatgatgatgatgatgatgatgatgatgatgatgatgatgatgcttgtTGTCTCTCTTCACACTACAACTCTGTACTATAACAGTTCACATTAGAGTCAGCTCAAAGATTTCCTCCATTATCTTTTACACTTTAAACTAGATTGTTTATTCTGCATCAAACTAGTTTTGTCATTAGTGGGTGTAAATGTTTCTAACAGCAGAGCTCTGTGGAAGAACTAGTTTGTGTGGTTTAACCCACTTTAATCCAGTGATGAATGAATCTCCTCTATGTAACCGCTTCAGTTATAACTAGTCAAACCCAGTGTGACtttacaaacagctgctgcctcCAGCTCCAGGACTCTAATGTGAACAAGACGCCTCAAAGGGAATGAGAACAGGAACAGTACAGGCAGCCTGTGGACCAACACTACAGGCCTCGTTTGGTGTCTGTCGTCATCTCAGCTGGAAAGTAGCTGCAGACTGAAGATAAAAGGGGCTCAGAGTTAGAGCTGAGCCTCAGTCTGTGCAGGACAGGGAACaactgcagctggaaacatctgGGCAGCAAAACTTGCTTCTTTTATGTGACTGAGGAAAAACTTCAATGttggaaaaataattaatctgTGGGATTCGGCTCCAAAGTTGATGCCCAAGTATTGAACCTCATCAGCTTCTCAGAATCAGACTTCATGTTTGAACATATTAAAACAGCCTGGTGATTGTAAGTGTTCACCTCCTAAAGGAAGGAAAAGTGCCACTTCAGCAGACAGAGCTCAGATGTGTGTTTCAGGACTAAAAGGTTCATGTTGAACTCCACTTCTCAATCACACAGTTTCTGTcctcaaacattttctctgacaCAAAAAGCAGGAACGAAACAATCAGAGTGAAACTGTGGATCATGTTCAGCTCATATAACAGTCCTTCACAGCTGGACAGAgtcacatcacacaaacacaagaattaatgatgttgctgctgctgaaaggTGAATTCAGACTCAACACTGATTCATTTTAGCCTCATGTCAATGAATTTCACCTCTGGACTGTTTTTACAGTCACTCTGTCTATTGaccagacagacagcagctgaagTCGACGAGGAATCAACACaaactgtcagtgtgtttgttcatgtgacAGTTGATAAGACTGATCTGAGAATTTACTACAGACTCCAGTTCTCTCTGTTAtttccctcctcatcctctgattcttcctcttctctctgtagATTCATCACCAGGAGTCTCAACAAATCTGACTCagtctgaaacattttcaactttattttcttcatgttcagtctgaacaaactgaaacatttttgaaaactaaataacaaatgaacaattaaaGTTACTtgagtgtaaaaacacaaatatgaagAAACTCACCATGGACAGGAACATACGTCCCAGCATGAACCTGATGTCTGATTTCCTCCTGTGTGGCTACACAGCGATAGGTGTCGGTCTTGGTCACAGTAGTTTGGAGGATAATGTCGTAGCTGCCTCCTCTTTCAGAGACCTGTGGTTCTTCAGCAGGAAGAGTCTTTCCATCACTGTCCTGCCACTGGACATCAGGTTTGGGTGAAGCACCATGAACCTCACACTGCAGCTTCACCCCGTCCTGTGTTTCACCAAGTGTTGTGATGTACGGCTTTGGAGCTGCACCTGtgaatataaacaataaattatgTAGAAAATTTAATACCAGGATCTTTTAGTTCTTCTCTGCTTGTACATGTGGATTACAGTGTGTTtaacaggaaagaaaacataaaggaagagagagaaaaagaaaatcccagTATAATCTGTTTCCACCTCTGCTCTGTTTAATAGGACATGATGTCAAACAACTTTTTAACAAAGTAAGGTggctttgaaaaaaatgaaaaaacaggtttgttcatgttttatcatttaaattcagaatATTCACTGAGATTCATGTGAGCAACATGAAGATGAAAGGTGGTGAAAGGTGGATGTCTCTACCCAATAAGTGATGTACAAATGCTGTCATGTAAAATAGAAGGATTTAAAACGAAACAATGACGTCATCAGAATCAGGACTCACCTGGGATATTTTCCGCTGTTCTGTCTTTTAACCTTTTATAGCGCGGAGGTTGCATGCGACCCGAGATTTACATGTAAACtgactaaataaatataatatatattttcatatcgACCACAAACGTTAATACACACACGTGACACCTCATTTGAAAGCTCAGATGTTCATTTTTTCAACGTACCTGAGAATCTTTACCAGGGATTTAcgacataaaaacatttgcgTTTCACTTTACGGCAGTAAACCGTTAGCGGTAAGTTTGCTAACCTGTGTCGCTGCAGTGAAAAGGCGTGTAAAGGtggaaaaacagacatttaaacacaaactggGCTCGTTTTAAAGGGGAGACATCACCGATTAAATCCAGCTCGTTTGATTTCAAGCGGAAATAAAAACTACCAGAATAAAAGTGGATTATTTCCTTCCTTTAGTTTCAACGCTTTTCCTTAAACTTCCAAATCAAAGACACTGCGGCCAATTTTAAagttttgacaaaatatttgaCCAATGATGTTCAGTATCTCTGAAATCAGGAATCGCCcaggaacaaaacaaattaatcaacATCTTTCTAAGACCTAAAGTGACGAACCTAACGGTCTTTTAAtaccatcagccaatcagaggagcgCATTTTCACGAACGTCAAGTACCTTTGATTGACAGCTACTCTCATCCAATAGGAAGTCAGCACCGTGAAATGCTCTGAGTTTGTAGCCAGTAAAATTACCTGCCTGACCATATATGGAAGTTAATGTAGTTGGACTCTCTGTGGTGGAGGGACACCGACACAACAGAGAAACTTTATTATCAGTCAAAAGAGACACGATTCAATGAAACTAAATATGTAAATCTTTATCTAAATATTAACAACAACTTCTTTTAGTCAACTTTAACATTTAGGGACATTTTTCAGAGTCATAAAAGACATTTATCTTCATTATTTGGTGACTTTGGAGAGGTTTTATAAAGCTCTGTAGTCATCTGATGGAGATG is drawn from Seriola aureovittata isolate HTS-2021-v1 ecotype China chromosome 2, ASM2101889v1, whole genome shotgun sequence and contains these coding sequences:
- the LOC130185944 gene encoding CD276 antigen-like isoform X4, whose translation is MFNVEMTSTTMELVPLACLCVLTWSGTTFADEHGPSVITVAVEEGSDAILPCSLSSRENIEKMVFDWKKDGDKEVFLYDAGHHYNKGRTGQDEQFNGRVFHFEDELKYGNASIKIHNTKMADNGSYTCTFPRKQVSHIRLVVDPDPERFILKDRTAENIPGAAPKPYITTLGETQDGVKLQCEVHGASPKPDVQWQDSDGKTLPAEEPQVSERGGSYDIILQTTVTKTDTYRCVATQEEIRHQVHAGTYVPVHGAASKPSIMILNQTKDGLKLQCEVHGASPKPDVQWQDSDGKTLPAEAPQVSERGGSYDIILQTTVTKTDTYRCVATQEEIRHQVHAETYVPVPGFSTGHVVGVAIVTLVVGVGVVLAVLKAKGCLNCSKGGI
- the LOC130185944 gene encoding CD276 antigen-like isoform X2, with protein sequence MFNVEMTSTTMELVPLACLCVLTWSGTTFADEHGPSVITVAVEEGSDAILPCSLSSRENIEKMVFDWKKDGDKEVFLYDAGHHYNKGRTGQDEQFNGRVFHFEDELKYGNASIKIHNTKMADNGSYTCTFPRKQVSHIRLVVDPDPERFILKDRTAENIPGAAPKPYITTLGETQDGVKLQCEVHGASPKPDVQWQDSDGKTLPAEEPQVSERGGSYDIILQTTVTKTDTYRCVATQEEIRHQVHAGTYVPVHGAASKPSIMILNQTKDGLKLQCEVHGASPKPDVQWQDSDGKTLPAEAPQVSERGGSYDIILQTTVTKTDTYRCVATQEEIRHQVHAETYVPVPGFSTGHVVGVAIVTLVVGVGVVLAVLKAKGCLNCSKGQSKKSVPDEEPHLYL